In Rhodopirellula sp. P2, the DNA window TGTACGGCGACGATGCCCTCGACGGCCAAATCTACCAGTGGGGATTGGCTGCGTTACTCAACGGCCCCGTCGATGCGCTCAGCCATCAACTGGCGATTTTAGCAACCGCCGAGGCGGACCAATCGTCATCCACCGACACGGATTTGATTCCCGCGGCGGAACTTTTCTTGGAAGCCTCGCGAGACGGGCGTTCGGACTTGGCCGGCGATGTCGGCTGCATCCTGTGGGCTTCCTCGCTTCCTGCCCTGACCTCGATTTTGCCGTTGGAACTATGGTGGAACCTGCTGGCAGAACTGCAGCGACGGGTCGCTTCCACCCTGGCCCAAGACGAACCTCAGTCGCCCCATCACTTGTTGCTGGCTGGTGAAGTGGGCTTGACCCTGGCACATCGATTGGCGGATCTCCCCAACTGTGCCGCGCGCGGCAAACCATCCTCTTCGGCCGTCCAAGCCTACTTGGATCACGAAGAAACGATCGACGAGGCCTTGCGAACACCGCACGCTTTACGAGCCATCATGGCATCGATCATCCGCTGCGAAGAAGCGATGCGAGCTGTCAGCAAACGCAAATTCAACGCCACGCATCGGTCCACCGCCGAAGAACTGGCGGGTTGGATTGCCGCGACTTCGCGTGTCGATGGATCGCCTGTGCTGTCAGAGACAACGTCGCAAGATGTCGCTCTGGATCACGTCGGTTTGGTTTCGCGAACCAAGCCGCCAACCAAGAAAAAGAAGTCGACATCGAAAACGAAAAAGGCCGTTCGCCCGATCGCGCCCGCCGGTTTGATGGGACGAGCGATGCAGTACGACACTGATTCCCTGCTGCCGGCGTTCTCTGCCTCCTTGGGGCAAAGCCAAAGTGGCGGCCGATTGGCCTGGGAAATCTCGCTCCCCGAATCGATGTGGCACAGCGATGTGGCCGGTTTGGTCGCGATGTTGCCCGAGTGGGATGTGCGTCGCGGCCGCACCTTCATCGACTACAGCGATGAAGTCATGCAAATCGAAATCATGGGCGGACGCCGCACGATTTTTCGGGGGCCACTGCAAACCACCGTCGAACTGGACGGGGTCAGCCAACATCCCAAAGGGGCTTGGCAAGCGACGTGCGAATACACCGATGATGACGTTCACTACCTGGAACTGGAACAATCCTTCACCGGTGGCGTCGTGCTGCAGCGACAATTCATGGTCATCCGCGATGACCGATGCGTGATGGTTTCCGACACCGTGTTGCCGGCCCAATCGGATTCCAACTCCACCGCAACGGCTTCCTCGGAGGCAACCGATCAGGGAGCCAGCGAGACAACCAATCCCTTCGGTTCCCTGGCTGATGTTCAGATCCGCTGCGTGACCCGGTTCCCGGTTTGCGAAGATGTCTCCGCGATTCCGGACGAACAAACTCGCGAAGTCTATTTCCACGACAACAAACGTCGTGCAATGATGTTGCCATTGCCAGCAGCGGAATGGCGAATCGGGCCCACCGACTGCACGGCTGCCCCCAGCGACAGCGAGCACGAATCCAACTCGGTGATCGTGACGACGACGGGAATCGGGGCGGTCTACAGCCCGATTTGGTTCGATTTCCAATCTCGCCGCTTCCACCGCCAACGAACATGGCGAACACTCACCGTCGCCGATGAGTTGCAACTGATTCCTCGCAACATCGCCACTGGATTCCGAATTCAAATCGGCAGCGAACAATGGATGATTTACCGTTCCCTGCTGGGCCGTCGGCCTCGATCCGTGCTCGGCAAACACTTGGTCGCCGATTTCTTCGCGGGACGTTTCCATCCCGGTGACGGAGGCGTGGAAGAACTGGTCACCGTCGACGACGCGGTCCAGGAGTGAGGAACCACCAGGCTGTTCAGACCAGTTCCGCCAAGCGGCCAGCGACCGCCTGAATGGCCAAGTCGATTTGCCACTTGGAGTGGTCGCGATCTCCCGCGACATTGCTGATTCCGCGAACGACCATGCACGGGGTCGATGTCATGCGGCACGCCATCGCGACTCCGAATGCTTCCATGTCTTCCGCGATCACCGCCTCGGTTGGAGGCGAACCGGCCAGACTTCGACGACGACTCGCCAGGGCCGCATCCGCCGACGCGGCGCCAACGCTGACCAACGTGTTGATCGCGTTGGCTGGCTTGCCAGGCTGCTCCGGCGTGACCAAATCCAACCGGTCACCGATCGGATCGGGGGACCGCCCGTCGGTGCCTGACCACTGCTTCCATGCCAGCGAGTCCGCAGAAACAAACGCGTCACCTTCTCCCACACCGATGCCATCGCAAATCACACGCTGGAACCAGTGTGCCGAACCGACCGCTGCTGAATCGGACAAACCGCCCGCGATTCCGGCCAAGAGGACTCGTTCGGGTTGATGGACCTGAATCGCTTGCATGGTCGCGGCAGCGGCAGCCACCAAACCGAACCCGCACAACTCGCAGTGCCAACGTCGGGAAGCCAGTGCCAAGGAGTCCGAATGACTCAGCAACTTCGAGCGTTCCCCCGAAGTTGGAATCAAGAGCAGAGTGGACTTAGCGTCCGCCACGACGAATTTCCGAGCCTGCAAACCGAATTTGGAAGCGATAAATCTTCTTGGTCACGCAAGTGATCTTGCCCGTCTTCAAATCGAAGTGATCCGGGGTCTCGGCCAGGTTGATGTTGGCGACCGCACGGAAACCACGCTCGGCAAACACATCGATCACCATCGCCAATGTCATTGGGTCTTCGAAGATCGGATCTTCACTGTTCACGACTGCCAAACCAGCAATCGCGTGACGACGCACAATCGGCATGAAGCGACTTTGAATGATCTCAATCACGTGCTGGAACAATTCTTTGTGTTCCAGTTGATATCCATCCAGACGACGGACCAATTCCTGACGAGCGTGAACGCCAAGTTCGGTGGCCAATGGCAGGTGCCGGACCGCGTCGTAGGTTTCCGGGTCCAACTCAAGTGACGACTGGTATTCCAATTCGCTGCGGATGTTGCGTTCAACTTCCGCGATGTCGCCGCCCGCATCAATGAAGTGGTAGTGGTAGATCTTCTTCAACGACTGCAGTGCGTCCCAGGTTTTCTCCTTGAACACGCGATACCGTCGTTTTGCGGCGGTGGGATCGAGGTCCGTCAAACGCAACTCCAGGGGCTCACCGTCGTTCTCGGTTTCAACCCGTTCATTGTGTTCCGCGATCTTCCGACCACGTAGCAACTGCCGTTCGATGCTGGTTTTTTCGTCGATGAACAACACCACCGCGTGAACGGTGGGTTTGCGGAAATTGATCGCCAACGGTGTCGAATGATACTCGCGATAAAGTTGATTCATTTTCTGAACCAACTGATGCAGACACTCCACTTGAACACGCGTTCGCGGGAACCCGTCCAAGATGCAGCCGTCGCGATACTCTTCTTCCAGCAGTTTGCGGAACAAAATCCCGACGACTTCGGTGTCGCCGACCATGCCACCGGCTTCTTTGATGCGTTGGGCCTCGGGCGTGTCGAGAAGACTGCTGACCACAATCGGATCACAGGTCAATCCGCGTGCCTTGGAGATGAAACCACTGTTGGTGCCTTTCCCCGAACCCGGTGCACCGCCCAACAGGATCAACTCTTTGGTGAACCGCAAATTCTCGCGGCCATACTCTTCTTCCAAATCGTTCCAAACGTTGGTGAAAATCACGTGCGCGTCTTTCACTTCCAGATCCTCGACGGAGTTCTGCGATGCGGCGGCGACCGCTTGATCGGTCACCAATTGAGACGCTTGGCTCTCTGCCATGCCCACGACCTCGTCGGGCAAATCCGCATCCGGGTTGGCGATTTCAGGAGGTTCGTCCAGAGGATCCATGGCAACAAGCAGATTCGTGCAAGGCGGGAAAAATGGAAAGACATCCGCCGCATCCTAACCAAGGAACGAGGCAACGCGAAGCGTCATTCACTCCGGTGATGCCAGATGGACGATGGGATAGGGCGTAAAATCCGTTGCAACCCGCAAAGCGATTGGTTGGGAAGGATCGGCCCCCAAACGAGGTTCCGTTTTCAACGTCAACCAAACCTTGTCTTTGCCCAAAATTTGATTTCTCAGCACGCGCGCGAATCCGGGCTCGATTCCGTCCCGACGCGTCCCCATCACCTCATCGCCAATCTCGCGAATGATGGGTTCCAGTCTCTCGCCCGCCGTTCGCAACTTTTCACGAGCCTCAGGGGAAGTCCACACATCCACCCACACCTGGCGGAGGCGATCGTTGTCAACGACAGCTTCCATCACGATTGTCTGCAGCAGGTCTCGGGCTTCGTCGTCCTGGACGATCTGCAGTGCGACTTTGCCGAGCTGATCTCGCAAGACCTCGTTGGCGGCCAAATCACGCAGGATCGCCTCCACCGCCTCGGTGATTTCATCCAAGTGTTCCTCCACGATCGGGACCACTTCCTGTTCCACAAATCGCGACCACTCCTCTCGCACCAGCTCTCGTTCGGGAAGCGGTGCACTGTCGTACAGCGCCCGCCAACCAAATCGCCACAGCGAGGCCTTTCCCCAGATTTCACGCCCAATCACTTCCGCTGGTTCCCGCCCATGAAGGCGCAGCACTGGCAAGACCTCGGTGCGGATCAAGGGCACCATCTGATCTTGCACGATCTCTTCCCGAAACCGAGTGGTGATCGATTCCAACTCGGCATCGTGGCGTTTCAAGGAGGCAACCAGTTCGGATTCGATCACGGGCAAACTTTGCCGAAACGTCTCAAACACCAACGGCAACATTGCTTCGCTGATCTCTTCCCCGTGTTCCCGCATCGCGGCTGAAATCTTTCGCGCCAATTCTTCCCGCTTGGGTTTCGGCAACAACGTCGCGATCACATCATCGACTTTGCCGGACGAGCGATGCAGGGTCGCATCGATCGGCTGCCCGCGATCCCAAAACGGGTTGTCGAGATCGAGATCCACCGGGGCATACAACGTCAGCGTCACCGTTTTGGCAGCTGGGTTGACCTGCCCAACGTGCCCCACTTGATGCCACTGATCCCGCCCAGGATCTTTCGCAAACGCTGCGTCGCCGACGCTCAGAGCCGACGTCGGATCCGCCAGGACCACCGATTCCGTCGGTGTCCAAACGGCCGACACCAAGGGTCGAGCACCACCGCGGGAGGAAGCGATCAACCAACCGCCACCGATCACCAGGCACCCCAACCAGAACGCTGCGCCCAAGAGACGAATGGTTTGCGTTGTCATGCCGCATCTTTCTTGAGAGCTCGCAGTCGATCGACGTAAACCGCCGCGACAATGATCACACCCAACAAAATGTTTTCAATGTGGTTTTCCAGCCCCAACGAGGTGCACCCGTGAGCGATCACGCTCATGATCAACACCCCGCACAAAGTCCCGACCACGCTGCCGCGACCGCCCAGCAAGGATCCGCCGCCGATCACCACCGCCGCGATGATCTCCAGTTCCAAGCCCATCCCCGCTGACGCGTCGCCTTTTCCGAGCCGGGCGATGTCAACACATCCGGCCAAACCGAACAGCGCGCCCGCGATCACGTAAACCAAAATCTTGGTTTGGCGAACCTTCACCCCGCACAATCGCGCGGTCGCTTCGCTGGATCCAATCGCAAACACGTGGCGGCCAAACACGGTTTGATGCAGCAGCAGAGCGGTCGCGATTGCGAGCGCAACCGTCAACCACACGCCCCAACCAAAGTTAGGCAGCACCGGGTAGGCAAGCCATTCCGGACTGGGAAATGGCGTCACCGATGCCCACAACCATTCCGGGATCGTGTCGGCCGGAGGTGTGATCGTGCCGCCCTGATCCGACAGGCTTTTCCCCAATCCCATGAAGATGGTCATCGACCCCAGCGAGATGATGAACGGAGTCAGCCTCAATCCCGCAATCAAGACACCATTGAACAACCCGCACAGGGCGCCCGCACCGACCGCCATCGCCAGCGCCGCGAAAATCGACCATTCGTTGTCGAGCGTCAGTGCCGCGACACAGCCACACAGGGCCGCGGCGGTTCCCGCGGACAAATCGATGCCGCCACTGACGATGATCAATGTCATTCCCAGCGAGGCGATGCCAATTTTGACGCTTTGAACGCCCACCAATCGCACGGACGCCATGGACGCGAAGTTCCCATCGCTCCCGATCACCCATTCCGCCACCGCAAAGAACAGGACCACGATCACCAACGCCAACAGGGGTCCAGCGGTATTCAATCCTCGCTTCAACAACGCAGTGGGTTCCTTTTGAAAAGATGACGGACGCGAATGAGGTTGGCTTTTGCCGCTCCGCGCGGCTTTGCAAACGCTAGCAGAGCAGTGTACCAGCGCAAACGCTCCGGATCAGTCGGGTTGTGCGGCTTGGACGGCCGTGCTGGCAAACATGGGAAACCTTACCGGCAATTCGCCTCAGCGAAACGGCAACGACTGGTCGATCGTTTCGGGTAGGCGGCAATTGGCAAGGATGTCAAGCCATTGTTGACTTCCCTCCCTTGTCATTCACCCAGTACCTGCTGTGTCCAGAAACCCATCCAATTTTTTGCGTGTCCATCGTGGCGATCATGCATCGGATTCTGCCAAGCTTGCCTCCAAGCAAAAGCAGATGAAGTCGCATAGCAAACGTGCGTTGGTGACTTCCGGTGACGCTCATCGTTTGGCAACCCAAGCCAACGACTTGGCAGATCACTTGCAAGCACAGCAAGCGGTCCTGCGTCAGCAGCAAGTGGAACTGGCGATCCAATCCACCCTGGCGGCCGGTCCGTCTTCGCGTCCCGATCCCACCGAAAGCATCGACCGCTTGCTCGGTGACGCGACGTTGGCGACCGGCACCACGGCGGCCGCGGTGTACTTGCTGGACGACGAAACCGAGTTCCTGGCAACTCGATTTGTCTTCGGTTTGTCACCGGCAGAACGCTTGGGTTCGCAGCGTCCACTGCGTGGGGCTCGTGGTGACTTGGAAGCGATGGTCAAAGGCTTGGTCGCGATTGACGACCTGGACCTCGGCCAAATCAGCACCTCTAGCACGTGGCGTTCCCCGGAACCCTTCCCCTCCGGAATCTGCGTGTGTCTGGGTGAAACCGAGATGCCAATTGGCACGATGTGGTTGTATGCCGCCGCTGTGACGGCATTCAACGACGTGCACACCGCCGCGGCCCGTTTGGCCGCATCCAACCTGCAGCAAACGTTGCTCCGCTTGGCAGAACAAGAAGCCGCACCGGATTCCTCCATCCGGTTGATTCTGCCCAGCGACGTGACCCTGGATCGTTCCCGTGATGTCTCGCCCCCACCCAACGAGACTCATGACGACATGGAAATGATTCGGGAGAACAATCCCACT includes these proteins:
- a CDS encoding nucleoside monophosphate kinase; this encodes MDPLDEPPEIANPDADLPDEVVGMAESQASQLVTDQAVAAASQNSVEDLEVKDAHVIFTNVWNDLEEEYGRENLRFTKELILLGGAPGSGKGTNSGFISKARGLTCDPIVVSSLLDTPEAQRIKEAGGMVGDTEVVGILFRKLLEEEYRDGCILDGFPRTRVQVECLHQLVQKMNQLYREYHSTPLAINFRKPTVHAVVLFIDEKTSIERQLLRGRKIAEHNERVETENDGEPLELRLTDLDPTAAKRRYRVFKEKTWDALQSLKKIYHYHFIDAGGDIAEVERNIRSELEYQSSLELDPETYDAVRHLPLATELGVHARQELVRRLDGYQLEHKELFQHVIEIIQSRFMPIVRRHAIAGLAVVNSEDPIFEDPMTLAMVIDVFAERGFRAVANINLAETPDHFDLKTGKITCVTKKIYRFQIRFAGSEIRRGGR
- a CDS encoding ABC transporter permease — protein: MKRGLNTAGPLLALVIVVLFFAVAEWVIGSDGNFASMASVRLVGVQSVKIGIASLGMTLIIVSGGIDLSAGTAAALCGCVAALTLDNEWSIFAALAMAVGAGALCGLFNGVLIAGLRLTPFIISLGSMTIFMGLGKSLSDQGGTITPPADTIPEWLWASVTPFPSPEWLAYPVLPNFGWGVWLTVALAIATALLLHQTVFGRHVFAIGSSEATARLCGVKVRQTKILVYVIAGALFGLAGCVDIARLGKGDASAGMGLELEIIAAVVIGGGSLLGGRGSVVGTLCGVLIMSVIAHGCTSLGLENHIENILLGVIIVAAVYVDRLRALKKDAA
- the mqnB gene encoding futalosine hydrolase; translation: MADAKSTLLLIPTSGERSKLLSHSDSLALASRRWHCELCGFGLVAAAAATMQAIQVHQPERVLLAGIAGGLSDSAAVGSAHWFQRVICDGIGVGEGDAFVSADSLAWKQWSGTDGRSPDPIGDRLDLVTPEQPGKPANAINTLVSVGAASADAALASRRRSLAGSPPTEAVIAEDMEAFGVAMACRMTSTPCMVVRGISNVAGDRDHSKWQIDLAIQAVAGRLAELV